One Candidatus Zixiibacteriota bacterium DNA window includes the following coding sequences:
- a CDS encoding O-antigen ligase family protein, which translates to MASTATAANPRPIATLAVINSLVLGATVFLGPLGATLAFLGTVGLLFILYSEMSFVILITSISHFSDDMGYDFDIMRAVKWLLLGAALLVTLWQFALRERWPSLRVGLMEKYMAVFLVWGLVCLCFADSPMASIAEFGRMIAMYVVYLVTKATIYDRRRVYVLLGLLTLIVFSSSLYSLYALSQGHYFRVRGFTNNPGAYAQILSFIIPFVVVAALLTRQKLLRYFLVTVTITGVLAMFLAWSRASIIGAVIQVAVFLVAERKYRTLAACGALAALLFITVMTVPSLYDLFYKVGRLQAGSTHRTTLWKVGLQAVAASPVVGHGLEMKVGDVLQRVYWNDLSAAHLFRDASGRYNPHNQYLQSAVASGIPGLVIFIAFMYYLIRNGIRDFVQARGTPRRHFHTAMLSVSISLVFISFFANAPMFASGSMANYFWITLGMVEAVKDHDIAV; encoded by the coding sequence ATGGCTTCCACCGCCACCGCCGCCAATCCCCGACCGATCGCTACGCTCGCCGTCATCAATTCTCTGGTGCTGGGCGCCACGGTCTTCCTGGGCCCGCTGGGTGCAACCCTCGCCTTCTTGGGGACTGTCGGTCTGCTGTTCATCCTCTACAGCGAGATGAGTTTCGTGATTCTGATCACCTCGATCTCGCACTTCAGCGACGACATGGGCTACGATTTCGACATCATGAGAGCGGTCAAGTGGCTGTTGCTCGGTGCGGCGCTCCTGGTCACGCTTTGGCAGTTCGCGCTCCGCGAACGGTGGCCGTCGTTGCGGGTGGGGCTCATGGAAAAGTACATGGCCGTTTTCCTGGTCTGGGGACTGGTGTGCTTGTGCTTCGCCGACAGCCCGATGGCCAGCATTGCTGAATTCGGACGGATGATTGCGATGTACGTCGTGTACCTGGTGACGAAAGCGACGATCTACGATCGCCGTCGGGTATATGTGCTTCTGGGTCTACTCACTCTGATCGTCTTTTCCAGTTCGCTTTACTCGCTTTACGCACTATCGCAGGGCCACTACTTCCGCGTGCGCGGCTTCACCAACAATCCCGGAGCCTACGCCCAGATCTTGTCCTTCATCATACCGTTCGTGGTGGTGGCAGCACTGTTAACCCGGCAGAAGTTATTGCGATACTTCCTGGTGACCGTAACGATTACTGGCGTGCTGGCGATGTTCCTCGCCTGGTCGAGGGCGTCAATCATCGGCGCGGTGATACAGGTTGCGGTGTTCCTCGTCGCCGAACGCAAGTATCGGACGCTGGCAGCTTGTGGCGCCCTCGCCGCGCTGCTCTTTATTACCGTCATGACTGTGCCATCGCTCTACGACTTGTTCTACAAGGTCGGTCGCCTTCAGGCCGGGTCAACGCACCGGACGACGCTCTGGAAAGTCGGGCTGCAAGCGGTAGCCGCCAGCCCCGTGGTGGGGCACGGCTTGGAAATGAAGGTGGGAGACGTGTTGCAGCGTGTCTATTGGAACGACCTGTCCGCGGCACATCTCTTCAGGGACGCCTCCGGACGCTACAACCCGCACAATCAATATCTCCAGTCGGCCGTTGCCAGCGGGATTCCCGGACTGGTCATCTTCATCGCGTTCATGTATTATCTCATCCGCAACGGAATTCGCGATTTTGTCCAAGCGCGGGGCACACCCCGGCGACACTTCCATACGGCGATGTTAAGCGTGTCGATCAGCCTCGTCTTTATCAGTTTCTTCGCCAATGCACCGATGTTCGCTTCCGGATCGATGGCGAATTATTTTTGGATCACGTTGGGGATGGTCGAGGCCGTCAAGGATCACGATATCGCCGTTTAA